A genomic stretch from Corynebacterium kutscheri includes:
- a CDS encoding M23 family metallopeptidase: MEQAHRVAGGKHRKASPVKGRVAFVAVATGAVSTAGATGAALAYTSSDDSTQIHLTSNETAALSSEDAPQVLAISEFKPNINLGEQLVKAVNYSEVRALADELARKPKVTVSRPAEGAFTSGFGPRWGTFHAGVDIANVTNTPILAVMDGVVIDSGPASGYGNWIRIRHEDGSVSVYGHMETLNVSVGQQVTAGQHIAGMGSRGFSTGTHLHFEIHPDGTTATDPAVWLAERGIVL; the protein is encoded by the coding sequence ATGGAGCAAGCGCACCGAGTTGCTGGTGGAAAGCACCGCAAAGCCTCCCCAGTTAAAGGTCGCGTTGCATTCGTAGCTGTTGCCACGGGTGCGGTTTCAACAGCAGGCGCTACCGGTGCCGCCTTGGCATACACCTCTTCCGATGATTCGACCCAAATTCACCTTACCTCCAATGAAACCGCTGCGCTTTCTTCGGAAGATGCACCACAGGTATTAGCAATTAGCGAGTTCAAACCCAATATTAACCTGGGTGAACAGTTGGTTAAGGCCGTTAATTATTCTGAGGTGCGCGCTCTTGCCGATGAGCTCGCCCGCAAGCCAAAGGTAACTGTTTCTCGGCCAGCAGAAGGTGCTTTCACCTCTGGGTTTGGTCCTCGTTGGGGCACTTTCCACGCTGGTGTAGATATTGCCAATGTCACCAATACTCCAATTTTGGCGGTTATGGATGGTGTGGTTATTGATTCCGGCCCAGCATCTGGTTATGGCAATTGGATTCGTATCCGCCATGAGGATGGATCAGTATCCGTTTATGGGCATATGGAGACCCTTAATGTGTCTGTAGGGCAACAAGTAACTGCTGGCCAGCACATTGCAGGTATGGGTAGTCGTGGTTTTTCTACTGGCACTCACCTACACTTTGAGATTCACCCAGATGGCACCACTGCTACCGATCCAGCAGTATGGCTTGCAGAGCGTGGGATTGTGCTATAA
- a CDS encoding cell division protein PerM, giving the protein MSKNTSPKPGPSRSTRGRAAGAPSPTRNTRGTSSARRIGAKKRIDAPPTAPPSARARFQRLLPVALIPNGIMLVVAIIFALVALVSTSTSMDALPATIANAWLIINVVPVTGRGVSFATLPLLPAMLLVWLVAKRVYAAVKDRVSLADLGMVIAVVLGIPLLLTLTSWAMLLDAAEVFDLQAPHLGTAFLRTAGVHITGLVIGMGRRLWDALARRYLVPTVLIDAARTAATIMVSLAACSLSVYLISLFGHYRQVNEVLSLYNPLGAVGAILLSIAYVPNMVIYTAAVLMGSEFIFGNGIFSLFSVNAVALPPLPALAAVPITAPPWAALLMALVPISVIVVIWRKPPRIVEAVAITGYVVAMYLFVVLMSSGTVGIYGYVGPHIWLSLGLLALWVFAVTGIAAGVVAFIQRGVTEQLSEDSAELNHDMVEEAEQPEAEDADQQPHLDSEESETTDIAEVDAQPVAEAEEPDISTATEDHDQEDMAVNEPEIEVSDTETNVDPETINDVEETELITQQTNGVNTEIDTAADSETPTDTAETNPEGTPSSPEIVTDSSNDPYESEDTHTSR; this is encoded by the coding sequence ATGAGCAAGAACACGAGCCCCAAGCCCGGTCCTTCGCGAAGCACACGAGGACGCGCTGCGGGAGCACCCTCACCAACACGTAATACTCGCGGAACTAGTTCTGCTCGTCGAATAGGCGCAAAAAAACGTATTGACGCACCACCAACCGCACCACCAAGCGCGCGGGCACGTTTTCAGCGATTACTACCGGTTGCTCTTATTCCTAATGGAATTATGCTGGTGGTAGCGATTATTTTCGCGCTTGTGGCTTTAGTTTCCACCTCAACATCTATGGATGCCTTGCCCGCAACTATTGCGAACGCGTGGCTCATTATTAATGTAGTGCCGGTTACTGGACGAGGCGTTAGCTTTGCTACCTTGCCACTATTGCCTGCTATGTTGCTGGTGTGGTTGGTAGCTAAGCGAGTCTACGCGGCGGTAAAAGATCGTGTCAGCCTTGCTGATTTAGGGATGGTTATCGCTGTTGTTTTAGGCATTCCACTACTGCTGACCCTAACAAGTTGGGCGATGCTGTTGGACGCTGCTGAGGTCTTTGATCTTCAAGCACCTCATTTGGGTACCGCGTTTCTACGCACTGCAGGAGTGCACATAACTGGTCTCGTTATTGGCATGGGTCGTAGATTATGGGATGCTTTGGCTCGTCGATACCTGGTTCCTACCGTGCTTATCGACGCTGCCCGTACCGCAGCAACCATAATGGTTTCACTTGCTGCGTGTTCACTGAGTGTGTACTTAATTAGTCTGTTTGGACACTATCGCCAGGTTAATGAAGTACTTAGCTTATACAATCCGTTAGGCGCAGTTGGCGCAATTCTATTAAGTATTGCCTATGTACCTAATATGGTGATTTACACCGCGGCAGTACTCATGGGCTCGGAGTTTATCTTTGGAAATGGTATTTTTTCGCTCTTTAGTGTTAACGCTGTTGCCCTACCGCCATTGCCCGCGCTAGCAGCTGTTCCAATTACTGCTCCACCGTGGGCAGCACTACTTATGGCGTTAGTGCCGATTTCAGTGATTGTGGTTATTTGGCGCAAACCACCACGGATTGTGGAGGCGGTTGCCATAACCGGCTACGTGGTGGCGATGTATTTATTTGTGGTACTGATGTCTTCTGGAACTGTCGGTATCTATGGTTATGTTGGCCCACACATCTGGTTAAGTCTGGGATTACTTGCGCTATGGGTTTTTGCAGTAACCGGTATCGCTGCTGGGGTAGTCGCCTTTATCCAGCGTGGAGTAACTGAGCAGCTGAGCGAAGATTCAGCAGAGCTTAACCACGATATGGTTGAGGAAGCTGAGCAACCAGAAGCTGAAGATGCAGATCAGCAACCACACCTTGATAGTGAAGAATCGGAAACTACTGATATTGCTGAAGTAGATGCACAACCAGTAGCAGAAGCAGAAGAACCGGATATAAGTACTGCCACAGAAGATCACGATCAGGAAGATATGGCGGTTAATGAACCAGAAATAGAAGTATCTGATACAGAAACAAACGTTGATCCGGAAACTATTAATGATGTGGAAGAAACTGAACTAATAACCCAGCAAACCAATGGTGTAAATACAGAAATAGACACCGCAGCAGACTCAGAAACCCCTACCGATACAGCAGAGACAAACCCAGAAGGTACACCGAGTAGCCCCGAGATAGTAACTGATAGCAGCAATGATCCTTATGAAAGTGAGGATACGCACACATCACGCTAA
- the pcrA gene encoding DNA helicase PcrA → MSAVDLIDGLNPQQRLAVEHYGSPLLIVAGAGSGKTAVLTRRIAYLMRVHGVHPGQILAITFTNKAAAEMRERVTGLVGPVAQRMWVSTFHSTCVRILREQAQLVSGLNTNFTIYDSDDSKRLISMIIKELGIDPKKYSARSVLAGISQLKNELIDPLRAESDAEKTHNPYQRTIAQVYGLYQQRLRQGNAVDFDDLIGETVRIFKQYPHVTEHYRRRFRHVLIDEYQDTNHAQYVLIHELVGAGEHASQLCVVGDSDQSIYAFRGATIRNIEEFERDYPTATTILLEQNYRSTQTILNAANAVIARNEKRREKKLWTAQGDGAPIVGYVADNEHDEARFVGAEIDQLVDDGIDYSDIAIMYRTNNSSRALEDIFIRSGIPYKVVGGTRFYERKEIRDIIAYLRVLDNPEDEVSLRRIINTPRRGIGDKALAMLALHSENNQISFYQALLDADAGKVPMLAARTKNSISGFVKLMFELRDLSATFVNEVTGMPDIGGVISAILDMTNYKAELENSNDPQDGARLDNLNELVSVAREFSSEAANQVAYMNMDGGEIELDEGEPLPGSVQAFLEKVSLVADADQLPDSEQGVVTLMTLHTAKGLEFPVVFLIGWEDGQFPHLRALGDAKELSEERRLAYVGITRARKSLYISRAMVRSSWGNPQTNPPSRFLGEIPEELLDWRRQEPESHYSSWSNSDFDSGYFSESYGSTYSGQSASSVSSHRSGLGSTGMRRAKQPTTRLRNSDLQLAVGDRVNHAKYGLGVVQSVDGVGVRASVMIDFGSAGIVRLMLIGGVPMEKL, encoded by the coding sequence ATGAGTGCGGTTGATCTTATTGATGGACTTAACCCGCAGCAGCGGTTGGCAGTAGAACATTATGGTTCGCCGTTACTTATTGTTGCTGGTGCTGGTTCGGGGAAAACCGCAGTGCTGACTCGACGCATTGCTTATTTAATGCGGGTACATGGCGTGCATCCAGGACAGATTTTAGCGATTACCTTTACTAATAAAGCTGCTGCCGAAATGCGTGAGCGGGTTACTGGCTTAGTCGGCCCAGTAGCTCAGCGGATGTGGGTATCAACTTTTCACTCCACCTGTGTGCGTATTTTGCGGGAGCAAGCGCAGTTAGTGTCGGGGTTGAATACCAATTTCACTATTTATGATTCTGACGATTCTAAGCGCTTGATCAGTATGATCATTAAGGAATTAGGTATTGATCCTAAGAAGTATTCTGCGCGAAGTGTGTTAGCAGGTATTTCACAGTTAAAAAATGAACTCATTGATCCACTCCGCGCTGAGTCTGATGCCGAGAAAACCCATAATCCTTATCAGCGCACTATTGCACAGGTCTACGGGTTATATCAGCAGCGGTTACGCCAGGGAAATGCGGTAGATTTTGATGATCTCATTGGCGAGACGGTACGTATTTTTAAGCAATATCCTCACGTAACTGAGCATTATCGACGTCGTTTCCGTCATGTGCTTATCGACGAATATCAGGACACTAACCATGCTCAGTATGTATTAATCCATGAACTAGTGGGAGCAGGCGAGCATGCTAGCCAATTGTGCGTAGTTGGTGATTCGGATCAGTCTATTTATGCCTTCCGGGGGGCAACGATTCGTAACATTGAAGAGTTTGAGCGGGATTATCCAACTGCCACCACAATTTTATTGGAGCAGAATTATCGTTCTACACAGACTATTTTGAATGCGGCAAACGCAGTTATTGCGCGGAATGAAAAACGTCGGGAGAAAAAATTATGGACTGCGCAAGGCGATGGTGCTCCTATTGTTGGTTATGTAGCAGATAATGAACACGATGAGGCTCGATTTGTCGGTGCTGAAATTGATCAGTTAGTTGATGACGGAATTGACTATTCTGACATTGCGATTATGTATCGAACCAATAATTCTTCTCGTGCTTTAGAAGATATTTTTATTCGCTCTGGTATCCCGTATAAGGTCGTCGGTGGAACCCGTTTTTATGAGCGTAAAGAAATCCGAGACATCATCGCCTACTTACGGGTGCTTGATAATCCAGAGGATGAAGTTTCTCTGCGCCGTATTATTAATACCCCGCGTCGTGGTATTGGCGATAAAGCACTGGCAATGTTGGCCTTGCATAGCGAAAATAATCAGATCAGTTTTTATCAAGCACTTCTTGATGCAGATGCTGGGAAAGTACCTATGCTTGCTGCGCGTACCAAAAATTCTATAAGTGGATTTGTAAAGCTTATGTTTGAGTTACGCGATCTTAGCGCAACCTTTGTCAATGAGGTGACGGGTATGCCAGATATTGGTGGAGTAATTTCTGCCATTTTGGATATGACGAACTACAAAGCAGAGCTAGAAAATAGTAATGATCCACAAGATGGTGCTCGCTTAGATAACCTCAATGAACTTGTTTCAGTGGCACGGGAATTTTCTTCTGAAGCAGCTAACCAAGTGGCATATATGAACATGGATGGTGGCGAGATTGAACTTGATGAAGGCGAGCCACTTCCTGGTAGCGTACAGGCCTTTTTAGAGAAAGTTTCTTTGGTTGCCGATGCCGATCAGCTACCAGATAGCGAACAAGGTGTGGTTACCTTGATGACCTTGCATACCGCTAAGGGACTAGAATTTCCGGTTGTTTTCCTCATTGGTTGGGAAGACGGGCAATTCCCGCATTTGCGTGCGCTTGGTGATGCTAAAGAACTCAGCGAAGAACGTCGCTTAGCTTATGTAGGTATTACCCGTGCTCGAAAGAGCTTATATATTAGTCGGGCAATGGTTCGTTCTTCATGGGGAAACCCGCAGACTAATCCGCCAAGTCGTTTTCTGGGTGAGATACCGGAAGAATTGCTTGATTGGCGTAGACAAGAACCAGAATCTCACTATTCATCTTGGTCGAATTCTGACTTTGACTCTGGTTATTTTTCTGAGTCTTATGGTTCTACTTATTCAGGGCAATCAGCAAGTTCTGTTAGCTCGCATCGTAGTGGATTGGGAAGTACTGGGATGAGGCGGGCTAAACAGCCAACGACACGGTTGCGTAACTCTGATCTTCAATTAGCTGTTGGCGATCGAGTTAATCACGCAAAATATGGTTTGGGTGTTGTGCAAAGTGTAGATGGTGTTGGTGTGAGAGCAAGTGTCATGATTGATTTTGGCTCTGCCGGTATTGTGCGATTAATGCTTATTGGCGGGGTACCTATGGAAAAACTCTAA
- a CDS encoding YccF domain-containing protein, producing the protein MRLILNMIWLITGGLWLALGYLLAGIVACIFIVTIPMGVASFRMASYALWPFGRTVVAEIGRTKPLTSVANAIWFVIAGLWLALGHVTTALAQFVTIIGIPLAIANVKMIPVTCFPFGKQIVDSNHIPFGYAPMLKI; encoded by the coding sequence ATGCGTTTGATACTGAACATGATATGGCTGATTACTGGTGGACTATGGCTAGCTCTTGGCTACCTGCTTGCCGGCATCGTAGCTTGTATTTTTATTGTGACTATCCCCATGGGGGTGGCTAGTTTTAGAATGGCCAGTTATGCGCTGTGGCCATTTGGTCGCACGGTAGTTGCTGAGATTGGCAGAACTAAACCACTTACCAGCGTTGCAAACGCTATTTGGTTTGTTATTGCTGGATTATGGTTAGCACTTGGACATGTCACTACTGCACTCGCTCAGTTTGTGACCATTATTGGTATCCCATTGGCAATCGCCAACGTGAAGATGATCCCAGTAACGTGTTTCCCCTTTGGTAAGCAGATTGTTGATTCAAACCACATTCCTTTTGGTTATGCGCCAATGCTGAAAATCTAA
- a CDS encoding chorismate mutase, with protein sequence MSMHSTADDFEIRMPTGTDDPLSDAEIQRYRKEIDRLDKEILTAIKRRTQISQAIGKTRMGSGGTRLVHTREVAIINQFREAIGEEGPALANLLLRMGRGKLG encoded by the coding sequence ATGTCCATGCATTCCACCGCAGATGACTTCGAGATTCGAATGCCCACCGGCACTGACGATCCTCTTTCTGACGCCGAAATTCAGCGTTACCGTAAAGAGATTGATCGCTTAGATAAAGAAATTCTCACCGCGATCAAACGTCGGACACAGATTTCTCAAGCAATTGGTAAAACTCGTATGGGCTCTGGCGGCACCCGGCTAGTACATACCCGTGAGGTAGCTATTATCAACCAATTCCGCGAAGCCATCGGCGAGGAAGGTCCTGCCCTAGCCAATCTATTGTTGCGTATGGGACGCGGCAAACTTGGTTAA
- the pgi gene encoding glucose-6-phosphate isomerase: MATDITTTPQWQAIKEQHAKISRTNLRELFAADNNRAADFSFDAAGLHVDLSKNLIDKDALSALIQLAEQAQLSTHIEEMFNGVHINNTEDRAVLHTALRLPVDKDFSIDGQDVAADVHEVLGRMRDFATDLRSGKWLGYTGHTIKTVVNIGIGGSDLGPAMAVKALRTYATAGIHAKFVSNVDPADMAAVLDEVDPESTLFVVASKTFTTQETLANAHAAKRWLIEKLGSPEAVSKHFVAVSTNHEKVAEFGIDTKNMFGFWDWVGGRYSVDSSIGLSLMAVIGPMDFMRFLSGFHAMDEHFRSTEFSRNVPVLMALLGVWYNDFFGAETHAVLPYSQDLGRFPAYLQQLTMESNGKSVHRDGSAVTTSTGEIYWGEPGTNGQHAFYQLIHQGTKLIPADFIGFARPKQDLPTAAGTGSMHDLLMSNFFAQTKVLAFGKTTEEIAAEGVDPAVVPHKVMPGNRPTTTILAEELDPATLGALIALYEHIVFVQGIIWDINSFDQWGVELGKQQANDLAAAVAGEVSVDSGDSSTDELITWYRAHRS; this comes from the coding sequence ATGGCTACAGACATCACCACGACCCCACAGTGGCAAGCGATCAAAGAGCAGCACGCAAAAATTTCTCGCACCAACTTACGCGAACTTTTTGCCGCTGATAACAACCGTGCTGCTGATTTCAGCTTCGACGCGGCTGGCCTACATGTCGACCTTTCGAAAAACCTCATAGACAAAGATGCTCTTTCTGCCCTCATTCAGCTGGCTGAGCAGGCACAACTTAGCACGCACATCGAAGAAATGTTTAACGGCGTGCATATTAACAACACTGAAGATCGTGCTGTATTGCATACTGCTTTACGCTTGCCGGTTGATAAAGATTTTTCTATCGACGGCCAAGACGTAGCAGCTGATGTACATGAAGTACTAGGTCGGATGCGTGATTTTGCCACCGATCTGCGCTCCGGTAAATGGTTAGGTTATACCGGCCATACCATTAAAACGGTTGTTAATATCGGCATTGGCGGCTCTGATCTCGGTCCAGCTATGGCAGTAAAAGCCTTGCGTACCTACGCCACTGCTGGTATTCATGCCAAGTTTGTTTCCAATGTCGATCCTGCAGATATGGCAGCTGTATTAGATGAAGTAGATCCTGAATCCACTTTATTCGTTGTTGCATCCAAGACTTTTACCACCCAAGAAACCCTAGCCAACGCGCATGCTGCAAAGCGTTGGCTCATTGAAAAGCTCGGTTCTCCCGAGGCAGTGTCTAAGCACTTCGTGGCGGTATCAACCAACCATGAGAAAGTCGCTGAGTTCGGGATTGATACCAAGAATATGTTTGGTTTCTGGGACTGGGTAGGCGGACGCTATTCCGTTGATTCTTCCATTGGTCTATCACTGATGGCAGTTATTGGCCCTATGGACTTTATGCGTTTCCTGAGTGGCTTCCACGCCATGGATGAGCACTTCCGCTCCACCGAGTTCTCCCGCAATGTGCCAGTACTTATGGCACTTCTTGGTGTGTGGTACAACGATTTCTTCGGTGCTGAGACCCATGCTGTATTGCCATATTCGCAAGATCTAGGTCGCTTCCCAGCTTATTTGCAGCAGCTTACAATGGAATCTAATGGTAAGTCGGTACACCGTGATGGATCTGCGGTGACTACTTCTACTGGCGAAATTTACTGGGGTGAGCCTGGCACTAATGGCCAGCACGCTTTCTATCAGCTTATACACCAGGGCACTAAGCTTATTCCTGCTGATTTCATTGGTTTCGCTCGCCCCAAGCAAGATTTACCTACCGCTGCCGGTACCGGCAGCATGCACGATCTGCTGATGAGCAATTTCTTCGCCCAAACCAAGGTGTTGGCCTTTGGTAAAACTACTGAAGAAATTGCTGCTGAAGGTGTTGATCCTGCGGTAGTGCCACATAAGGTTATGCCTGGTAATCGTCCTACTACCACTATTTTGGCGGAAGAACTTGACCCAGCAACCCTAGGTGCATTGATTGCTTTGTATGAGCACATTGTTTTCGTTCAGGGCATTATCTGGGACATTAACTCCTTCGACCAATGGGGAGTAGAGCTAGGCAAGCAACAGGCAAATGATCTCGCTGCCGCAGTCGCTGGTGAAGTATCCGTTGATTCCGGTGATAGCTCTACTGACGAACTCATTACCTGGTACCGCGCTCACCGTAGCTAA